A region of Shewanella psychromarinicola DNA encodes the following proteins:
- a CDS encoding enoyl-CoA hydratase-related protein — translation MLSNQYKHIECGVAQGVAQLTLNRAEVHNAFDEVMISEMINAIETFASDSQCNMLILRANGKNFSAGADLNWMRKQAKMDVGQNLADAHELAKLMHVLDKFPKPTIALVQGAAFGGALGLICCCDIAIATARASFCLSEVKLGLIPAVISPYVLRAMGNRQSRRFMLTAERFSADVALTHQVVHEINDDLDAAAAPFIAAFNANSPQGMAWVKTLVSRLEDGVIDDATLNFTSEQIARIRVSDEGQEGLNAFFEKRPPAWQTAKSDPQGAQ, via the coding sequence ATGTTATCAAACCAATATAAACACATTGAATGTGGTGTAGCGCAAGGCGTTGCACAGCTCACCTTAAACCGGGCCGAAGTTCACAATGCTTTTGATGAAGTGATGATCAGCGAAATGATCAACGCCATCGAAACCTTTGCCAGTGACAGTCAATGCAATATGCTCATTTTACGTGCCAATGGCAAAAACTTCAGTGCAGGTGCAGACCTAAACTGGATGCGTAAACAAGCAAAAATGGACGTTGGCCAAAACCTTGCTGACGCCCATGAGCTTGCCAAGCTGATGCATGTACTGGACAAGTTTCCCAAACCAACCATCGCCCTCGTTCAAGGTGCCGCCTTTGGTGGTGCATTAGGGCTGATTTGTTGCTGCGACATTGCCATTGCCACTGCTCGCGCTAGCTTCTGTTTAAGCGAAGTGAAACTCGGTCTTATTCCCGCAGTAATAAGTCCGTATGTGTTGCGCGCCATGGGTAACCGCCAATCTCGTCGCTTTATGCTGACCGCAGAACGTTTTAGTGCCGATGTAGCCTTAACCCATCAAGTGGTCCACGAGATCAATGATGATTTAGACGCCGCTGCTGCGCCATTTATTGCCGCGTTTAATGCCAACAGTCCACAAGGCATGGCATGGGTAAAAACCTTAGTATCACGATTAGAAGATGGCGTGATCGACGACGCTACGCTCAATTTCACCAGCGAGCAGATTGCTCGAATTCGAGTATCAGATGAAGGTCAAGAAGGTCTTAATGCCTTTTTTGAAAAAAGACCCCCAGCATGGCAAACCGCCAAATCTGATCCACAAGGAGCCCAATAA